The window GGTCTGAAGGTGTTCTTTTCACTGTTCTGCTGTCCATCATCTGTATCttcacagtggttctcaacttgcTGGTCATCATCTCCATCTCCCATTTCAGGCAGATATTTTTATTATGGAATTGTCCAACATTTTTGTCAGTGTGTCCTCACTCTAAGTATTAGACAATTTCTCTCACTAAACTTAGTTGTTCAAACACTTGAACCCACTAAGTACGTATGTTgtcttctttattcttctttgtCTCCAGGCAGCTCCACACTCCCAccaacctcctcctcctctctctcgctctgtcTGACTTTCTGGTGGGCTTCCTGGTGTGGCCTGGTGAGATCTACATGAGAACATCCTGCTGGACTCTTGGTGATGTGCTGTGCTTCTTGTATAACTGCATGACCTTTATAATTATGTCTGCATCAGTAGGAAACATGGTGCTGATATCAGCTGATCGTTATGTGGCTATTTGTGATCCTCTGCATTATAACACCAAAGTCACTGTGAGAAGAGTTCAACTTTGTGTTTGTCTCTGTTGGTGCTCTTCTTTTCTCTACTGTTGCATCATTTTGAATGATCAGCTGGCTCACCCTGGTAGGAGTTTTTCCTGCTATGGAGAGTGTGTCATTGGTATTAACTATTATGCAGGAGTTGTTGACATTGTTGTAAACTTCCTTCTCCctctcagcatcatcatcactcTGTACATGAGAGTGTTTGTGGTGGCTGTGTCTCAGGCACGAGCCATGAGCTCTCATGTTACAGCAGTCCAAGTCCAACTGTCAGTCACTGTCAGAGCAAAGAAATCAGAAGTGAAGGCAGCCAGGACTCTTGGTGTCCTTGTCCTTGTCTTTCTTGTGTGTTTCTGTCCATATTATATTGTCACTCTGGCAGGTGGACACAAAATAATTACTTCatttgcaaaatatgttctttatttatttgacttCAATTCCTGTTTAAACCCCTTGATCTATGCCTTGTTTTATCCGTGGTTTAGAAGAGCTGTTAGACAAATTGTCACGCTGCACATACTGCAGCCTGGCTCCTGGGGGGACAACATTATTTAGAATATAACCCTTAAATCGAGCTTCCTTTTCTGTGTGAAACTTAGAAATGACAGTCAATGGATGCTGATGTGTAACATTAGGTTGTATTGACTGTTACTGTCTCATGTGGCATcttattaaaacatgacaaagtgTGCAAACATGAAATTAagatgtttgattttttttctttaaacttaAAGCTCATACATCATAATCATATACAGTGGGAGACTTTTCAAATGataaagatgtgtgtgtgtgtgtgtgtgtgtgtgtgtgtgtgtgtgtgtgtcaagtgtGAGCAGGGATGCCAGAGTGGGGCGAGGTTAGGGGTGGATGTGAGAGGGGGCTGTATTCTGGGGTTGAGTGGGAATGTTGTACCAGGGCTGCAAGCCTGGGGTGGGTCTGGGCTttttttattctggtaacacAATAAGtgcaataaggtacacaaagttacagtagttaatgaggaattaacctacctaaccttaaccactactcattagttactcactagttcttcattagttcctcagtaagtactgtattttgtgcaccttattgtaaagtgtgacctgtattgttattgaaaacatactgtacacatctAAATTGACTCGGCTGTGGTCAGAGCCTTTCTGATCATGTGTGTCACCCCCTATTGTTCTAGCTTTAAACAAGCGCATAGAATGTTTACGCCAAGAGCAAGCTCTGCATGCAAATGCTCGCTTTTTCAATGAGTTGTGCTACAAGTACGGTAATGCCCCgtttatcacgattaattggttccagacctgaccgtgataagtaaatttaGTGTACGATTCCTTTTTCGTAAATGGAATGTCAGGGGAATTGGGTctatcggaaaaaaaaaaaaaatgttgaaccatttgaagaacacccaagcagacattgtcttattacaagagactcacatgtccaagtcagctgtccatacacttcactcaccacagttcccacacacatatttagcaagttacaactccaaacagagaggggtagctattttaattaacaggagggtgaattttacactccacaacactattccagacacagaagggagatatataataatgaacatatctgttgataatgtacatttctgcattgccaacatatatggtcctaatgttgacgacccctccttctttcacaccttcttttcttctctctctgcacatttggatacaagtatgatcttgggaggggacctcaacttagtatttaacccagaagtggacaggtctagcccagctgagagacatcgtgagtctcaatcaacatcgatacagaagaaatacatgaatgattttggtctttgtgatgcttggcgctcttatcaccctactcacagggaatatacttatttctcaccagtgcaccacacctactctcgtattgactactttttgacaagcaactcaatcatttctgacatttcaaacattcacatacaccctatcaccattagtgaccacgccccagtctctctttttctcactaaccaaactatAACATTcaggagttttattgtcatatgcacagtaaaacaggtagttcttctatgcaatgaaattcttgttctgttcattctcccaaaaaagaaagaaagaaaacacaagaaaatgaataaaaacataagaaacatttacaccaataaattaattaacaacagaagagatattaatacaaataaataaataattaaataaataaagaaataaataaagtgctatgagtgcgtgcgtgtggtgtgtgtgagtacttcgttgagaagcctgatggcctgtgggtaaaaactgtttgccagccttgtggtcctggacttcaaactcctgtagtgtctgcctgacggtaggagtgtgaataatgagtgttctggatgtgtgctgtccttgatgaggttgtgtgttcttctcaggactctagttttataaatgtcttgcagtgagggagggctgccccaacaatgttctgtgaggtcttgatcacccgttggagtgccttcctatctcttgttgtacagttaccgtaccaaacagtgatggaggcggtaaggacactttccatcgtgcatctgtagaagcaactgaggattttggtggacatgccaaatttcctcagtcttctcaggaagtagtCTCCAACATCTCAGGATGTTGACTGCTGCTGACTGGACCCTGAATGTGACAGAGCCTTTTGTAAACTCAGAGTTCAGTCACTGATTGAAAGGGCACAATTTCACAGTGTGGACCGACAACAACCCACTGACTCATGTATTGACGAAGCTCAAGCTTGATGCTTTTGAGCTGCGCTGGGTGGCCACGCTGTCATCCTACTTTTTTGATTTTAAGTACATCCCAGGCCCAAAACATATTGTGGCAGATGCCCTGAGTTGTAGTCCCTTCACGTCCTCTGTCAGTAGACGACTCATTTAGGAGCCTTACAGTAGTTTGGTACAAGAGGCAGAAAGTGCTGAAGCGGACAAGATCTAGGACGCGCTGAGACTTGGGGCCCAACACCTTCAAGTGGTCCAGCAGCCGAGGTCGCTGCTCATGGCGTCAGGCTGTTGCGGGTCGACTGAAGTGGAAGCTTCCCTCATGTGTCACAGTGACTGGGAGAAGAACACAGGACTGAGAGCTGCACACCTAGCTCACTGTGTCCAGCAGTTGCAACCTCCAGGTCAAGACTTCCTGCCTTCATTCACCTTGCGCGAGTTGGAAGACCACCAACTTCAAGACCACATGATTTCCGGAATTCTGACATTTGTGACTCGCAAGAAACGTCCTTCCAGACGGGAGAGGTTCAACATGGATGCTCAGCAGTTGACCTTGTTGAAGCATTAGGATAGGCTTAGGCTTAGGGATGGGATCCTGTACAGGGAGTCGAGGGACCCTGTCAGTAAGGTGAAGACATTCCAGCTGTCTTACCAGGGACAAGGCCTTGGAGGAGTTCATGATTTGGCGGGGCATCAGGGTCAGGCCTAAACTCTCCACTTGGCTAGGCAGCGTTTTTTCTGGCCCAGTATGGGTCGTGATGTACAGGAATATGTTCAGCATTGTGATAGGTGTGTGCTTGCAAAGACACCAGAACCTTCAGCACGTGCTACTTTAGGGAGTATTAAGTCGCCAGCCCCGATGGAGCTCATATGCATTGACTTTTGGTCAGCAGAAGACAAGAACAAGAGGTTTGTCGACGTACTGGTGATCACTGACCGTTTTACAAAGATGGCCCATGCGTTCCCTTGCCGGACCCAGACTGCCAAACATGTCGCCAAGAAGTTGTGGGactgtgttttttgtgtctatGGGTTTCCTGAGCGGATCCACTCTGACCAAAGCCCCAATTTTGAGAGTGAACTGCTGTCCGAACTGCTGCGACTCTCTGGCGTTGCTAAGTCCCACACCATGGCCTATCACCCTATGGGCAATGGTGGCACAGAACAATTCTCAGAGCCAAGCAAGAATGGGCGCAACAGATCCACACGTTGACATTTGCCTACAATGCCACTGTTCATGAGACCACTGGTTATGCTCCGTTCAATCTAATGTTTGGACGTGTCCCATGATTGCCTGTGGATGTGCTTTTCAAGTCTGTCCTCCATGATCCCATAGTTTCGGACTTTAGCACCTACTCCAAGACTCTCCTATCATACCTGTCGGAGGCAGCCAGAGTCGCCCAACTACACACCGACAAAGAGCAAGAACATCAAGCTTGTCAGTACATTAAGAAGATCAAAGGTGTCGCTCTGACGGTTGGTGATCGAGTGCTCCTTGCTAATAAAGCGGAGCGTGGCAAGAAGAAGCTGGATGACAAGTGGGAGCCTGTGGTTTACACAGTTGTTGAACGAATGCCCTCCATTCATGTTTAAAAGCCCTAGGAGTCATCAGGACAGCAAAAAGTTGTACACAGGTACCTGCTATTGGacatttccttccttcctgttcGTGCGTCGCTGGACAGTCAGTCAGTGTCCCCGTCCTCTTGTGATGACCTCAGCGTGGCGGATGGATTGAGCATCTTAGAGCATGAATCCTCCTTGGTGCGAACATCACCGTGGGTCTCGACCGATTCCCAATGTGCTGCATCTGACTTACCTGACTTTCCTGCTGATGCACAGGACTTTCCAGTTGACCTTGACGAGACTCAGACCATGTTTACTGGGGATGTTGACTTGCATCCAACCTTTTCACCTGTTGACATTCAACCTCCTGTTGATCCTCAGACTACTCCTGACCTACCTGACCTTGACCGACCGTTACTGCGTGGTAGGGTGATCACTCGTGTGGGTAGGGTGATTAGACCTGTACATCGGCTTATTGAGACCATGGCTTAGTGACTTCGCTTAGGACTATTACTGTCTAGGACTGGTTATCTGGTAGTATGAgatgttcagttcatttaggCATATATATGTTTTACGGATATCTGTTGGTTTTGTGCCCTAGTATGGTGGGACCAGGGTATTGTGGTGTAGACCGCATCGCATTTTTCCTTTGAGGGTCTGGAGGCCTGATCAACCTCTTTACTCTTATTGATCTGGTTGATAGATAGTTTGATAACTTAAGTGGGATGAGATCCTTCTGTGTCCGGTCCTATTTGGGGTTATTGGTCATATGGTAGTGTTGGTGTGTTTAGTGATTTTGGTGAAATTCAGGGGGGGTGTATGTAACAAGTTTAAAACCGTTGTTAATTTCACCAAAACACTTAAAGCATTGTTCTTGTGTTTTGTATGTGTGGATATGTCCGTGTGCTGGTTTTGTGTTGTGCGAGTGTTGCGTCGGTTTGTGCTGGAGCGTGGTGACATAATTACGTCACGGTGCGTCTCTGATGTGGACGAGGTAAGACGTAAAATGTGCTCTTTCCCTGAGAGTTGTGTGAGGTGTGTGTGAGGAGTTGGTGTGCTGTGTCGTCGTAGACTGTGCTGTGTTTTGTGTCGTATCATGGATATCTCGTGACAGTTTTCGCTGGCGTGTTTATTGTTTCGTGCACTTTGGAACTATGGTGTGCTTacgagatggaaaaaaaaaaaaaaaaaaagagagacaagagacaaggaaaacagcagcaacaacaacaattgtgacaacaacaacagaacaacagaaacacacagaacgacatcagcaaataaatgcctgtgacaacaataaagacgaacaaggacttaaggacaaaggacaaaacaatatcaacaaccacaatgacaacgctgtcaatgacaattacacataatagtagtcatgaaatgatgaattatgatagtgatcacaatgacaatactgcattgaaacagtcacacataatagtagtcatgaaatgatgaactatgatagtgatcacaatgacaacaccGCATTGAATCAGTCACACAtgattgtagtaatgaaatgattatccatgatagtgaacagaatgataattactgtaatgcacatcattgtaaaaaaaaaaaaactatagtcatactgctgatatcaccgtcgctgtaataaaaccaacaacataataacaccctggttaagtcagtgagtaatgtggggaagtatgtatgtactgtgagtgtgcatatgtacaggtatctctgtatgtggggaagacttcatatatatataaaggtgcaagaatgtgtgggcgtctAATTGTCACTGAGATTGCAttaaaggaaaggggccgccttccacctcccagagagccccgccccaaatagccaggcctgAGCCCCCGCCGTCAGAAGGCCAACCCTTGctggactgccaacccctgagaccagcgagagatcacaccccacaaaagCAGACGAGTaacgggggccacaaaccggcaggcccagataCGCCCCCACAactggaaagaagcccgcccgcgttagaagcgccaatccccgccccccgccactcccacccccagggagcggagcccggcccgccccgggccaacccccgcccgacccccgacacagggccgccccgcccaaggatgcaggaggcacattctccacccacccggcggaggcacgggcggcagagatgtatcacccagcactcgaccccacggagcaaatccctgtatgccccccctcaaaaataaataactaaaataaataaataaataaataaaagtacacacacgcacgcacatacacactcctacgcacccacacgcacgcacacacacacccctatgcccccacgcgcacgcacatacacactccaacgcactcaagcgcgcacacccacgcacgcacacgcacgcacgcacatacacagtggtcgactgcccgacacccggaagcctcaccctatcccccgttggtaacccaaggagcagcggagccggggaccccggggtcccagacatacaatccagaacccaggcgcggagagcgcggaccaccggggagcaggaagacaccaggccacaccctcccaacggtaggacgccgccagcaaggcagacaggggagccagcgaggaggaaagcgggaaactgagcaggcgggcgggaaaacggtcgagcaggcgggcgggaaaacggTCGAGCAGCCAgacgaaccaccacacagcgccaaacGACACCCGTGGGcaagcaaaccccgaagagggagcgggagcactgcaccccaagccgcagggaggccaagcaccagagccgagcccacaaaccaccagaagccagaccagccacatgcaaccagagccgacagcgcaccacccgcgcaccggagccccatccccgacaagcccgcagacagaccgggggaggcgaggacacagacagcggcccagcagagcacaaagcgcaacggcgacaaacgccaagcacccggcagagcacaaaccccccagtggcacaggaaggatgggggccccacaccccaatgCTGCCCAAACCGAgcgggggggaccaaggacacataaccgaccggccacccacgacagcccaggctcggtcgagccacaggccgcaggacacaccacaggccctacccggcccgccaggatgcccagtccggcccacccaaccccccagaggcgatacccccagtgccccccaacaccggagccccaccggaggtagcgtccacagcgccacccccaaaccgccaaacaccacggaccagccacacgccccagggcagatccgaccgccaccaggacagtgggaaccgcgcccacgcgcctcccgcataccaccacggccggcaagggagcaacaccacgacgaccacaagagcactggaccccacatagagcggagcacagccacacccacgaagcacgcaagccagaggcgccagggagggacagagaagcaatcaccgcacgacagggcccacgaaaggagcggccccccgcccggcgcccgaGCAGATGCCCCCTCCCGcaccgccccccgccacgccaccGGTGAGACcggccaccactccaccccccgcccatccaccaacacgccaagggagaaaccccggaggaagagagacaaccgccggcccgcccaccaagccacagcggccccgtccctgaagggagaaagcaagggatcccccccaccccagcaccacgaaccccccaccccgagcccaaaccgcacatctgcgacccccacctccgcacccccagtcacccgggggacagccacaggtgccggaggacaacaagcagctcccacctgtcacacatacaccacacacataaatcggtaaaataaaataaaataaaataaataaataaaataagtatttcCTTTTGATTCTCAGGAGAAACAAGGAATGCATGGAGGAGCACACAACTCACTCATTGTATGTTTTACACAGGTATGTCTTTGTTGCAGCAGCTGTACATTTTGTATGTTAgaaagttgtattgtattgtgtgcCATGTGCTGTGTCCCGATGAGTACCACACACATGTCTCTGATGTGGACAAGGAGAACCAAGGAATGCATGGAGGAGCACACAACTCACTCATTGTATGTTTTACATGGAAATAAAAGACCTCAAAGACCATCAAGTCTCCCTCCTTCATAATCCACCAGAACACAACGCAGAGGAAAGTAAAGTGGGTTACAATGGCAATAAACctggaaaatacttagctaaccaactaaaagtcaataaggaaaaagctctatctcctccattagaaactcaggaggtcatatcactcacctcccggaggaaattaattcTATCTTTAGGagattttataaaaatctatatccacctcagattaaaccatctctcccagatattgaaatatttctcaACACCacagaattaccaaaattaaatgacggacaggtgacaaacttagatgtacccatttcattaatagaacttCATGATGCTCTACAGCGGTTtccgaataacaaagcaccaggacccgacggtttccctgccgagttttataaagcattctggtcattactagcgccaatattttttagaatggttttggaaatcaaagacagttcattcttgcctccaaacatgaactcagctacaatcagtctcctgctgaaaccggataaggaccgaacattaccttccagttatcgtccaatttcactgattaatgcagatcttaaaataatatgcaaagtgtTTGCTCGAagactggaaaaagttacccctcatataatacaccctgatcaatcaggatttatcaaggggagaaactcaactagcaacgtacgccgtctaatcaatctgattgattactctatcatccataatttagaaaccacaattgtttcattagatgctgaaaaagcatttgatagAGAACTTGAACAAActggaaaagtaaaaaaagtaaactgcaatgctacaaaaatttggctttggagattcatttagaacatggattagAATACTATATAACACCCCGAAGgtctctgttcggaccaacaatcacatctctccagaatttactttgcAAAGACGTACTAGGCAAGAGGTACTAAAGCCACACTATTGACCATTaattttggtttccagagcaccccctctataccactgtgttcagggaacattaagtatttggatATTAACATTTCccccaacctgtcagacctgatccacCTGAATTATACTGCGCTactgaataaattcaaaataaattcaattcaaataaactaaatcaaaccaaaccaaaccaacccAAACcaaaagaggtagatcattttgacttgcatgctgagaaagtgcgtgcactcctgattttttacatatttggcGCCCTCGGTGGCAGACATTtctgtttcactctcccgtttttttctattttttgctattttattgttcattttggacgcTACTGCGTGAGTGCGTTGAATgctacattacaacagagagacactcttgaacatcggcagggttcatcatgaactttcattcatcctctcagactttggatttcttctgcgccgggagaacgcagcagcctgcgggcctggtgagctgaatacccggcgagcaaagcatccgaggcggaaacgaggcaagagagtcggcctgcatgctaggctaaaagcgagagcgactaggccaccactaccaagcctgctgctagccaacgtccgctctcttgaaatcaagatggacgaactaagagcaaggattacagctcaacgtgagatcagggaatgctgtatgctcaccttcacagaaacctggctgacggaggatacaCCGGACTTGGCGATCCAATTGGAAACATTTGCCGCGTATCAGGGTGATCAGACTTTCGCGTCTGGTAAACTCAGAGGTGGCGGTGTCTGTGTTTACggaaacaaacggtggtgcacagacgtacagacgatggaaaagcactgctggcaggacattgagctgcttatggtaaaatgcagacctttttatttgccttgtgagtttagcgctgtgtacttaactgctgtttacattccaccatgagctaacaccgctaacgcactaggcctcctgcatgacatcatggataaacacgagaccaaacacccagacgctgtatttatcaTATCTGGCaatttcaaccactgcaacctcaggactgttcttcccaaatattaccagcatgtaagctttcccacgagggaaaataacatcctggaccaaatctacagcaacatgaaaggtgctttgaaggctgttccaagaccccactttggaaaggccgaccacatctccatattcctggatccaacatacagacaacttctcaaacaagctccccctgtaagtacagcagttaaagtgtggaatgaagaaactgatcaagtacttcaggactgctttggctgcacaaactgggatgtgtttaaaactgcagcgggaagggaagattgtactgttgatttggatgaatatgcttctgctgttactggctacattagcacatgtatagagactgttaccaccaccaagtattacagaaaataccctaatcaaaaactGGATGAACtttgatgtaagggctaagctacgtgctcgttcgtctgcatttgtcatgggcaccgctgaggactacaaaaaggccagatatgacttgaggaggtccatacaagaggccaaaagacagtacagacagaagatGGAgagctactattccacctcagaccctcggcgcatgtgggcggggctccagcacatcacagactatcgacagcggagtagcgtagccacatccagctaaaccacacttccagatgagttGAAcaagttctatgcccgctttgacacccaaactcctgatgagcagagaggctggctggacttggggagcacacaggactcacctctcatggtgacatcagctgatgtgcgcagggttcggaacaaaacaaacccacgaaaagcggCAGGCCcggacaacatctcaggccgtgcacttcgggtttgctcatcagagctagctgatgtgcttgctgacatatttaacctgtcgcttgcacaagcatctgtaccgacctgctttaagtccaccaccatcgTGCCCGTACCCacgaagagcaacgtgacctgcctAAATGACTATCGCCTTATAGCACTCACTCTTATTgtaatgaaatgctttgaaagaatagtcatgacccacatcaaaaagagcatcccggccactgtggaccctctacagtttgcatatcgccagaaccggtccacggatgatgcagtcaacactgccatccacacagccctttctcacctacagggccagggcacatacgtcagaatgctatttatagactataggtctgcatttaatacagtcaacccccacaaactcacaaataagctcctcacacttggcctgtcaccctccctctgtaactgggtgtttaactttctaacaagccggccccagtcagtcagagtccacaattgtCAAGTGTTTTTGCTTTTCGCCGTGCTCCCCACACTTGAAGGGGTGTACCAACGCTGAACAATTAGGCAGGACTTCACTCAATAAGCCCAGACAgtttcctttt is drawn from Dunckerocampus dactyliophorus isolate RoL2022-P2 chromosome 9, RoL_Ddac_1.1, whole genome shotgun sequence and contains these coding sequences:
- the LOC129187757 gene encoding trace amine-associated receptor 13c-like, with the translated sequence MEDQSEFCFPQLINISCRKPTSHWSEGVLFTVLLSIICIFTVVLNLLVIISISHFRQLHTPTNLLLLSLALSDFLVGFLVWPGEIYMRTSCWTLGDVLCFLYNCMTFIIMSASVGNMVLISADRYVAICDPLHYNTKVTVRRVQLCVCLCWCSSFLYCCIILNDQLAHPGRSFSCYGECVIGINYYAGVVDIVVNFLLPLSIIITLYMRVFVVAVSQARAMSSHVTAVQVQLSVTVRAKKSEVKAARTLGVLVLVFLVCFCPYYIVTLAGGHKIITSFAKYVLYLFDFNSCLNPLIYALFYPWFRRAVRQIVTLHILQPGSWGDNII